A region of Desulfuromonas thiophila DNA encodes the following proteins:
- a CDS encoding NADH-quinone oxidoreductase subunit A, producing MLESYLPILVLIALAVLFALGSVVFSFIFGPKKPSAVKLAPYECGMPLFGTARERFSVKFYIVAMLFILFDIEAVFLYPWAVVFKRLGMFGFIEMGVFILILLVGYVYVWKKGALEWE from the coding sequence ATGCTAGAGAGTTATCTGCCGATACTCGTCCTCATAGCCCTCGCCGTCCTGTTCGCTCTGGGATCCGTTGTTTTTTCATTCATTTTCGGACCCAAAAAGCCCAGCGCGGTCAAGCTGGCTCCCTACGAGTGTGGGATGCCGCTCTTCGGAACGGCGCGCGAGCGTTTTTCCGTCAAGTTCTACATTGTCGCCATGTTGTTTATTCTGTTCGACATTGAAGCGGTATTTCTCTATCCCTGGGCGGTGGTGTTTAAGCGGCTGGGCATGTTCGGCTTTATCGAAATGGGTGTTTTTATCCTGATTTTGCTGGTGGGTTACGTTTACGTCTGGAAAAAAGGAGCGCTGGAATGGGAGTGA
- a CDS encoding NuoI/complex I 23 kDa subunit family protein, whose protein sequence is MIKEFIQGLSITAKHLLPGHSTTVEYPKVKLQPSERFRGLHRLVPAHNREKCVACYLCPTVCPAKCITVEAAEDENGLKYPTVYQIDMLRCIFCGYCVEACPVEAIEMTGEYELANYTREDFCFSKDRLLK, encoded by the coding sequence ATGATCAAAGAATTTATCCAGGGCCTGAGCATCACCGCCAAGCATCTTTTGCCGGGTCATTCCACGACGGTCGAATATCCCAAGGTCAAGTTGCAGCCGTCAGAACGCTTCCGTGGCCTGCATCGGTTGGTGCCAGCGCATAACCGCGAGAAATGTGTCGCCTGCTACCTGTGTCCGACCGTCTGTCCGGCCAAATGTATTACGGTAGAAGCGGCTGAGGACGAAAACGGCCTGAAATATCCGACGGTCTACCAGATTGACATGCTGCGTTGCATTTTCTGTGGCTACTGTGTTGAAGCCTGTCCTGTTGAAGCCATCGAAATGACAGGAGAGTATGAGCTGGCCAATTACACGCGGGAAGATTTCTGTTTCAGCAAAGATCGCCTGCTTAAATAA
- the nuoH gene encoding NADH-quinone oxidoreductase subunit NuoH: MLSLSNDPLLFVAVMLAKILAVFVVVILIVAYATYAERKIIGHMQTRLGPTMTGPLGLLQPIADGLKLFFKEDIIPAQASKVAFVLAPMMILVPAFITIAVVPFGGDIEVGGYRVPLQIADLNVGILYVLAMAGLGVYGIVLAGWASNNKYSLLGGVRSAAQMISYELAAGLSIIAVFMLAETLSLRGIVAAQSGSVMNWYIFSQPLAFVLFVITSMAEVNRTPFDLPEAETELVSGFCTEYSSMKYALFFMAEYANMVVVSAIASTLFLGGPAGPFPGAVNLLLKVFGFMFFFIWVRATMPRVKYNQLMFMGWKVFLPLALLNIVVTGIVLVL, translated from the coding sequence ATGCTTAGCCTCTCGAACGACCCCCTCCTGTTTGTCGCGGTGATGCTGGCCAAGATTCTGGCGGTGTTCGTCGTCGTCATCCTGATCGTGGCTTACGCTACCTACGCCGAGCGCAAGATCATTGGCCACATGCAGACGCGTCTTGGCCCGACCATGACCGGGCCGCTGGGGCTGTTGCAGCCGATTGCCGATGGATTGAAGCTGTTTTTCAAGGAGGACATCATCCCGGCTCAGGCCAGCAAGGTGGCCTTTGTGCTGGCGCCGATGATGATTCTGGTGCCAGCTTTCATCACCATCGCGGTGGTGCCTTTTGGTGGTGATATCGAGGTTGGTGGCTATCGTGTTCCGCTGCAGATAGCTGATCTGAATGTCGGTATCCTCTATGTTCTGGCCATGGCCGGCCTGGGGGTCTATGGCATTGTTCTGGCTGGTTGGGCCTCCAATAACAAGTATTCCCTTCTTGGTGGCGTGCGTTCCGCTGCGCAGATGATCTCCTATGAACTCGCGGCAGGCCTCTCGATCATCGCTGTGTTCATGCTGGCAGAAACCCTGAGCCTGCGCGGTATCGTTGCAGCCCAGTCCGGTTCGGTAATGAACTGGTACATTTTTTCACAGCCGCTGGCCTTCGTGTTGTTTGTGATTACCTCCATGGCTGAGGTCAACCGGACGCCCTTTGACTTGCCGGAAGCAGAAACCGAACTGGTTTCAGGTTTTTGCACCGAATATTCGTCGATGAAGTACGCCCTGTTCTTCATGGCTGAATATGCCAACATGGTGGTCGTATCGGCTATCGCATCCACACTGTTTCTGGGTGGTCCGGCCGGCCCGTTTCCCGGTGCCGTCAATCTGCTGCTGAAGGTGTTCGGATTCATGTTCTTCTTTATCTGGGTCCGGGCCACGATGCCGCGAGTGAAATATAACCAGTTGATGTTCATGGGCTGGAAGGTGTTTCTGCCGCTGGCGCTGCTGAACATTGTCGTGACCGGAATCGTGCTGGTGCTCTAG
- a CDS encoding iron-sulfur cluster assembly scaffold protein, which produces MYTDKVMDHFSNPRNVGQIDNPNVVVKVGDPGCGDAVLIFLKIENDIIVDIKYRVYGCGAAIATTSMASTLVKGKTLTDALEVTDERVAEALGGLPESKMHCSNLAATAIRAAVTRYLHPPEVKAGGEGSGN; this is translated from the coding sequence ATGTATACCGATAAAGTGATGGATCATTTTTCCAATCCGCGCAACGTGGGGCAGATTGACAATCCCAACGTTGTTGTCAAGGTCGGTGACCCCGGCTGTGGCGATGCGGTGTTGATTTTTCTGAAAATCGAAAACGATATCATCGTTGACATCAAATACCGGGTTTATGGATGTGGTGCTGCCATTGCCACCACCTCGATGGCCAGTACCTTGGTAAAAGGCAAGACGTTGACCGATGCGCTGGAAGTGACTGACGAGCGTGTGGCTGAGGCCCTCGGTGGCCTGCCCGAGAGCAAGATGCACTGCTCCAATCTGGCGGCGACGGCGATTCGGGCCGCGGTCACCCGTTACCTGCATCCGCCGGAGGTCAAGGCGGGTGGTGAAGGCAGCGGAAACTGA
- the nuoD gene encoding NADH dehydrogenase (quinone) subunit D, translating to MAKKDIMTINMGPQHPSTHGVLQLVLELDGETVVDAVPHIGFLHRGVEKLAENRSYHRALPLTDRLDYLAPMSNNLGYVLAVEKLLGITDLIPERAKVVRVMMAELTRIKSHLVWLATHALDIGAMTVFLYCFREREAIMDMYEKLSGARMTSNYFRVGGLSQDLPEGFEADVRTFIDAMPGHIETYEGLLTGNKIWQKRTIGVATIDAAAAIDVGLSGPALRASGVDWDLRRDNPYSGYEDYEFKVVTRSGGDTFDRYKVRLDEMRESCKIIRQALDKLKPGPILADAPGVCLPAKKDVVSSIEGLIHHFKLITDGFKPEAGEVYQGIEAPKGELGYYLVSDGSAQPYRMKIRPPSFVNLQALPQMVRGALLADVIAAIGTLDIVLGEIDR from the coding sequence ATGGCTAAAAAAGATATCATGACAATCAATATGGGCCCTCAGCACCCCTCGACCCACGGGGTGTTGCAGCTGGTCCTAGAGCTTGATGGCGAAACCGTTGTCGATGCGGTGCCGCACATTGGTTTTTTGCATCGCGGGGTAGAGAAGCTGGCGGAGAATCGCAGCTACCACCGGGCATTGCCGCTGACCGATCGGCTCGACTATCTGGCGCCAATGAGTAACAACCTGGGCTATGTGCTGGCTGTGGAGAAGCTGCTGGGCATCACGGACCTGATCCCTGAGCGTGCCAAGGTGGTGCGGGTCATGATGGCGGAGCTGACCCGCATCAAGAGTCACCTGGTCTGGCTGGCGACTCACGCGCTTGATATCGGCGCCATGACGGTATTTCTCTACTGCTTCCGTGAGCGCGAAGCCATCATGGATATGTACGAGAAGCTGTCCGGTGCCCGCATGACATCCAACTATTTCCGTGTTGGTGGTCTGTCGCAGGATCTGCCCGAGGGCTTCGAGGCCGATGTGCGGACCTTTATTGATGCCATGCCAGGTCATATTGAAACCTATGAAGGCTTGCTGACTGGCAACAAGATCTGGCAGAAGCGTACGATCGGTGTGGCGACGATCGATGCTGCTGCCGCTATTGATGTCGGCTTGAGCGGGCCCGCCCTGCGCGCTAGTGGCGTCGATTGGGATCTGCGGCGCGACAACCCCTACAGTGGCTATGAGGATTATGAATTCAAGGTTGTGACCCGCAGTGGTGGTGACACCTTCGATCGCTACAAGGTGCGGCTCGACGAAATGCGCGAATCCTGCAAGATCATTCGCCAGGCCCTTGATAAGCTTAAGCCCGGCCCCATTTTGGCCGATGCGCCGGGTGTCTGTTTGCCGGCAAAGAAGGATGTGGTCAGCAGTATTGAGGGGCTGATTCATCACTTCAAGCTGATCACTGACGGCTTCAAGCCCGAGGCGGGCGAGGTCTACCAGGGAATCGAGGCCCCCAAGGGGGAACTTGGCTACTATCTGGTTTCCGATGGTTCAGCTCAACCCTACCGCATGAAGATCCGGCCACCATCGTTTGTGAATCTGCAGGCCCTGCCCCAGATGGTCCGGGGCGCGCTGTTGGCTGATGTTATTGCCGCCATCGGAACCCTGGACATCGTTCTGGGTGAAATCGACCGTTGA
- a CDS encoding NADH-quinone oxidoreductase subunit J family protein yields the protein MDLLQQLFFYLVALVTLVSGFLVIRCKNPINSAISLVMTFFCLAVFYVMLHAPFMAAVQIMVYAGAIMVLIMFVIMLLNLGSEVVGRYRHAVTGALVAGGLLLLQLLILVKQGGVSPTGGTINAQTVEAVGHTELIGFAMFTDFLLPFEIASILLLVAIVGAVVLAKREV from the coding sequence ATGGATCTGTTGCAGCAGCTGTTTTTTTATCTGGTTGCGCTGGTGACTCTGGTTTCCGGCTTTCTGGTCATTCGGTGCAAAAACCCCATCAATAGCGCCATATCCCTTGTGATGACCTTTTTCTGCCTGGCGGTGTTTTATGTGATGCTGCATGCGCCCTTCATGGCGGCGGTACAGATCATGGTTTACGCCGGTGCCATCATGGTGCTGATCATGTTTGTTATTATGCTGCTCAATCTGGGCTCTGAAGTGGTGGGACGATACCGCCACGCGGTGACGGGAGCACTGGTGGCGGGTGGATTGCTGTTGCTGCAACTGCTGATTCTGGTCAAGCAGGGCGGTGTCAGTCCTACGGGCGGTACCATCAACGCCCAGACGGTCGAAGCGGTCGGCCATACCGAGTTGATTGGTTTTGCCATGTTCACCGATTTTCTGTTGCCGTTTGAAATCGCATCCATTCTGTTGCTGGTGGCCATTGTCGGTGCAGTGGTGCTGGCCAAGCGGGAGGTCTAG
- a CDS encoding complex I NDUFA9 subunit family protein — translation MKILLTGATGFVGQAVLTCLLHHGHQVHCLVRRPNALPPAHGALAFTGDVLDDTSLDRAAAGCQAAIHLVGIIRQYPQQNITYQRLHVEASRRVLAAAQRAGIRRYLHMSANGARSGSPSGYCDSKGRAEELVRQSALDWTIFRPSLIYGRQGAFTRMLAQQVRLLPAVPVIGDGRYPLAPVAVDDIAGAFVSALEQPDSHGQTYPCCGPDRLSYNELIDAVALALGKKPPLKLHQPASLMRWLSRPLQHLSSYPVTVEQIDLLLAGNCCDDQRWCDTFALQPTSLTNGLHQALEDFPWH, via the coding sequence ATGAAAATCCTTCTCACCGGCGCCACCGGTTTTGTCGGTCAAGCCGTCCTGACCTGCCTGCTGCATCATGGCCACCAGGTTCACTGCCTGGTGCGCCGCCCGAATGCCCTGCCCCCCGCCCATGGGGCCCTTGCCTTTACCGGCGACGTGCTGGATGATACCAGCCTCGACCGTGCCGCCGCCGGTTGCCAAGCCGCCATCCATCTGGTCGGCATCATCCGCCAGTACCCGCAACAGAATATTACCTACCAGCGCCTCCACGTCGAGGCCAGCCGACGGGTGCTGGCCGCCGCCCAGCGGGCCGGCATCCGTCGTTATCTGCATATGAGTGCCAATGGCGCTCGCAGCGGCAGTCCCAGCGGCTACTGTGACAGCAAGGGCCGCGCCGAGGAACTGGTGCGCCAGAGCGCGTTGGACTGGACCATCTTCCGTCCCTCGCTGATCTACGGCCGGCAGGGTGCCTTCACTCGCATGCTGGCCCAGCAGGTCCGCCTGCTGCCGGCGGTGCCAGTCATCGGTGATGGCCGCTACCCGCTGGCTCCAGTCGCGGTTGACGACATCGCCGGAGCCTTTGTCTCCGCCCTGGAGCAACCAGACAGCCACGGACAAACCTACCCCTGCTGCGGCCCGGATCGGCTTAGCTACAATGAATTGATTGATGCCGTAGCCCTGGCCCTTGGCAAAAAACCACCACTCAAACTGCATCAGCCGGCCAGCCTGATGCGTTGGCTCAGCCGCCCCCTGCAACACCTGTCCTCCTATCCGGTAACAGTAGAACAGATTGACTTGCTGCTGGCCGGCAACTGCTGCGACGATCAGCGCTGGTGCGACACTTTCGCCCTGCAACCCACCTCCCTGACCAACGGCTTGCACCAGGCATTGGAAGACTTCCCCTGGCACTGA
- a CDS encoding NADH-quinone oxidoreductase subunit B → MGVNQQEIAPSLAEHNNVLGNNILTASLDKLVNWSRSRSLWPMTFGLACCAIEMMAAGAARFDLDRLGVLFRASPRQADVIIIAGTVTHKMMPVIRTVYEQMPEPKYVIAMGACASSGGVFDTYSVLQGIDQELPVDVYVPGCPPRPEGLLYGLIKLQEKIMRERNSFGAAIGAGQVIRG, encoded by the coding sequence ATGGGAGTGAATCAGCAGGAGATTGCGCCGTCCCTGGCGGAACACAACAATGTGCTGGGCAACAATATCCTGACCGCGTCTCTCGATAAGCTGGTGAACTGGTCGCGGTCACGGTCGCTGTGGCCGATGACCTTCGGTCTGGCCTGCTGTGCCATTGAGATGATGGCGGCCGGCGCGGCCCGTTTCGACCTTGACCGGCTGGGGGTTCTGTTTCGGGCGTCACCCCGCCAGGCTGATGTCATCATTATTGCCGGTACCGTGACCCACAAGATGATGCCGGTTATCCGTACTGTCTACGAGCAGATGCCCGAGCCCAAATATGTCATTGCCATGGGGGCCTGCGCCTCATCTGGCGGCGTGTTCGATACCTACAGCGTGCTGCAGGGCATTGATCAGGAGCTGCCGGTGGATGTCTATGTGCCCGGTTGTCCGCCGCGGCCCGAAGGACTGCTGTATGGTCTGATCAAGCTGCAGGAAAAGATCATGCGGGAACGGAACAGTTTCGGTGCCGCCATTGGCGCCGGCCAGGTCATTCGCGGATAG
- a CDS encoding NADH-quinone oxidoreductase subunit C produces the protein MSQAVVAKLKEAFPAAVGSVREHRGEWTVVVDRAQVVAVCRYLKEQAGYNFLCDLCGVDYLGRQPRFEVVYNLYNIATKERLRLKVQVPEADACVETVSGVWSTANWHERECWDLLGIRFASHPDLRRILMPDNWQGHPLRKDYPLQGPGREPYQGRLS, from the coding sequence ATGAGTCAAGCTGTCGTTGCAAAGCTGAAGGAAGCCTTCCCGGCTGCGGTCGGGTCGGTGCGGGAGCATCGCGGCGAGTGGACGGTGGTTGTCGACCGCGCGCAGGTTGTTGCTGTTTGCCGTTATCTTAAGGAACAGGCTGGTTACAATTTCCTTTGTGACCTCTGTGGTGTGGACTATCTCGGTCGCCAGCCGCGTTTCGAGGTGGTCTACAATCTTTACAACATTGCCACCAAAGAGCGGCTGCGCCTGAAGGTTCAGGTGCCCGAGGCGGACGCCTGCGTTGAAACCGTGTCGGGGGTCTGGAGTACGGCCAACTGGCATGAGCGGGAGTGCTGGGACCTGCTTGGTATTCGCTTTGCCAGCCACCCGGATTTGCGGCGTATTCTGATGCCGGACAACTGGCAGGGCCACCCCCTGCGTAAGGACTACCCGCTGCAGGGGCCCGGTCGTGAGCCTTACCAGGGACGTCTTTCCTGA
- the nuoK gene encoding NADH-quinone oxidoreductase subunit NuoK produces the protein MITVYHYLVLSAILFSLGVIGVLTRRNAIVLFMCVELMLNAVNLSFIALSSHLGNMDGQVFVFFIMTVAAAEAAVGLALMIAFYRNRESIDVEDFSLLKW, from the coding sequence ATGATTACCGTTTATCACTATCTGGTGCTCAGCGCCATCCTGTTCAGCCTGGGTGTCATCGGTGTGCTGACCAGGCGTAATGCCATCGTGCTGTTCATGTGCGTTGAACTGATGCTCAATGCTGTCAATCTGTCCTTCATCGCCCTGTCAAGCCATCTGGGCAACATGGATGGCCAGGTGTTCGTCTTTTTCATTATGACGGTGGCTGCTGCCGAGGCGGCGGTTGGCCTGGCACTGATGATCGCCTTTTACCGCAACCGCGAGTCCATTGATGTCGAGGACTTCAGCCTGTTGAAATGGTAG